TAGGTATATATCAACCGTCCTTATCTGCCTgtagaaatgtcaatgtttagcatcttcaaattgaaaatctttTATGACTTTATGTTGATGATTTCTGCCAAGACTTCTAATTTGCCCGTTTAACCtttttcagacatgcaggtgtacaagctgatgcaaaagaTGACGGCCAACTCCTCCAACAAGTGTATAATTCGAGGTGAACAGCTGATCCAGAGACGATGGGTGCTGGAAGGTGTCAAGGAGATGTTtaccatctacagacaaatcaaGTGGCAAGAGGTACAGGCCTGCGTGAATGCCATCACCAAAGACGCTTCTGGAGAAAGTGATACAGAGGCGGATTGGAATGCTGAAACTTCCTTCAGTGACGATGAGGCTTCCTTCACCGAA
This genomic stretch from Haliotis asinina isolate JCU_RB_2024 chromosome 4, JCU_Hal_asi_v2, whole genome shotgun sequence harbors:
- the LOC137282009 gene encoding uncharacterized protein yields the protein MDPVQVAIQLRGLLLAHDNAVKEILTLDMQVYKLMQKMTANSSNKCIIRGEQLIQRRWVLEGVKEMFTIYRQIKWQEVQACVNAITKDASGESDTEADWNAETSFSDDEASFTELQVDSSYSEDDEDQEDFYSNDSSYDMMTLSRALSVDDCALHRHA